The genomic region CATCAggtatagtaaaaaaaaaaaaaggacatccTAAGATGTAAATGTGGGAGATTCCACATGGAATGACCCCGCTGACCTCATGTGGAGGTGATTTAGGGACAATCAATGGCCATCCGTGGTAGAGTAAACATCTGAGATTGCTGCACGCCGCCCAGTTTGGCCTATGATCCCAAAAAGGGTAGGTGGCGGGCCAGTGCATCTCTCCAGCTCGGGACTGGGAGCACAGAGCAGCCCTTCACCACTACAGTCTACTGTGCCTGGGCATAATGTGTGTCATCTGCGGCTGACGACTGTAGCCTTGGCAGAGAGCCCTTGCCCAGCCTTGAAACAAGTCTGGAGACCCCCGGAgtgggagaaaggaggaggaaaggaggaaatgTCCTTCACATTTGTGTTGGCTTGTTACATTTGTACACAATTCCATTCCATTGGGTGTCAGGCTTTGGTAtgcatatttatgtttttttatttaggtTTGTGCATGAAAATGTTTGCAACGTTTTCCAATGTGCCCTGCAGAGTCAAATGTGTGAACACCTTTAAACATGCTGTTCGCTGAGACCTGTGGAAGTGTGAGGGTTTTGGTGTCATTTTTGAGCTTCAGTAATGTAAACACTTTATATTGCTACTACGGTGCACAGAACAATCTGCATTTGTGAATCTGGTCAGAACTCCCATTGTATAACATCTCAAAGTGGGGTGTGAAAAGATGCATGGATTTTGAATCGACACAAAATCCTCAGGTTGTTTATGGAAAATAGGAGAAAGGCAATGTCATTGTCAAGTCCTCTCAGTGAGGCATCCTGTCTCAGGCACCGACACATGTCCTCTATAAATGTTTTGTAATGTCTTGAGCTGCCTATTAGTGACGCCGTGCAGAGGAAATTGGTTCAGTAAACTCTGTTATCATCCATAGCAACAGGTCACCAGAGGTAGCTTGCACCCCTGTTGTGTATCTAAGAATCAATGAAGGACATCCATTTCTGAGAGCCACAGCAAGAACAGAGACATGGATGGTATAATTTGTGTCAAGGGTGCTCTGGGAAGGAACATTTAATTAAATGTTTCATGTGTCGTGTGGCTTTATACGATTAATGCAGTTTTGGTTGCATAATGAAACACATCTATGCTATTCTTCCTATTCAGTGTCCATGGTAGTCCAGTTTGTCTTTGGCGGATATCCTTAAAATTATCTTAGTGTTACTGTTTTGTAATCTGTATTGTAATCTGTACATACAATTAAGTACGTTTTAGATTTGTTCACAGTATAGTAAAATGCTGAGGAAGCTGTGACATTGTCACTTTTACATTCCTTCATGTAAAACGAAGAAGACAAAAGCAATACTTTGTGGAAAGAGCACGTTTTCACAGCTGGGTTGTCTATTCAATTTGTTGGAGTAAGTTGAGAACAGCtaggtcagagagaggagattgaTTGAAGCTGGAACAGGAAGGGCAGCTGAGCTTGAAAATGCCTGCAGAAATGTGTACGAAACAGGGATACCATGACAGAGGTGATCAGTAGCAAACTGTGTTGAAATCACCTATGGTTATACCCATGGTTgtgtgacaaaaaaagaaatgtatatGTTCAAAGATGAGATACCCAACAGAGGAGAAAAATGGCATTAAATGAAAAGGTACCTcagacataaaacataaacatttggAATTAATCAGCTATAAAATATCCAGCATATAAAAATATTTACATCTTTGACACTGTCAGGCATTTAGTTCCACTGTTTGAATGAATGTCTTTATACATTATTAACCTGTTTAGAATAAGTTGCATAAAGTAGCAATGATATAGAACTATCATATAACAAGAAAACATCAATGTGACACTAAcaaacatagcttaacaggttAACTGATTGCAgaattaatgataataattataatacatttaattactGTGTATTTGTATCAACGACTACCAAACTTTCAGCTATAGCATTGATTGGATAAGAGTTCATGACACCTGTATCCCATTATCACCATGAGCTTTCAACATTCTACTTGCCATGTTTATCAATGCCAATATTATTAGTTTTAAAACAATATGTTGCTGGACTGATGATTATCAGATACAGAGGCTCCACAGTGTCCTTTAGGCTGCTGAAGAAACACTGTAAtttaaaacataaacaaaaaaaacacgccATTGTCATTTTTGTGCTCAGAACATTTATTAGATGATAGTATATGATCTACATGTTCACATGATGCATGTTAATATAACAGTGGAAATATATCTGTTTACAGCTTAACAGTGCTAAACATTTGTAGCAGTCGAAATTGCAGGTAGTGCACACTATATATCTTTGTATTCATCCCAAAAGAAAGAATATATCAACATTCTGAGGGAATGGAAAATTCTTCAGTACaaaatactttctttttttcttgatgTAATTGTGGCCCACATAAGCCTTATTCTTACTGCTCACAAATAGAGAGGAAGGTGGTCCAGGAGCAGAAGATCTCCTTGAAGGTCTTCCTCATCTCCTGACTGCGCAAGGCGTAGATGAGCGGGTCGATGACAGAGTTGCACATGATGAGGATGAGGTACATGTTGAAGTGCGACATGAAGCACACGCAGTAGGGGTTCCTCGGGCAGGAGATCATGAGGATGAGGTGCAGGAAGAAGGGTGCCCAACAGACCACAAACACCCCCAGGAGGATGGTGAGCGTCACGGCTCCCTTCATGTTGGCGGCCTGCCGGATGGGGCGACCGGTGCCGCCGTGGCCGGCGACGGGCAGAGCGGCAATGCGCTTGAGGTGCAGCCGTGCCAGCAGGAACATGTGGACGTACAAGGAGGCCATCAGCGCCAGCATGGCGAAGAACATCCCAATAAGGAGGATGAGGACGGCCATGCTCTCCGAGTAGACGATGAAGAGGATGCCGGAGGCAGTGCAGAAGGCCCAGATGCAAGACACCGTGGCCATGGCCCGCCTGCGCGTCATGATGGTGTGGTAGCGCAGGGCGTAGAAGATGGTGACGTAGCGGTCCACGGCCACGGCCAGCAGACTCCAGATCGAGGCCAAGAGAGAGGCGCAGATCATGGAGTCGAACAGGTTGTCCATGCTCTCCACGAGGCTGCCACGGATACGCAGGCCTCCACCGGTGAGGAGCGCCATGGCGACGGTCTCCGTGGCGTTGGAGACGCTGACGAGCATGTCTGCCACGGCCAGGCTGCAGATGAAGAAGTACATGGGCGAGTGCAGGTTGCGGTTCTTCACCACTGCTGCCACCACCAGAACGTTCTCCACAAGGCTGAGGATGCCTAGCATGAGGAAGACCTCGGTGGAGACCAGTAACTGCTTGTAGCATCCTGAGGAGCCGGCGCCTTCACCCTGCACCTCTGAACCTCCAACAGCTCCACTCAAGCTGAGgtttttgtgttggtgtggaagaggatgatgactactgagatggtgatggtgatggtggagtAGCCTTTGCACGCGAGACACATTCATTTTCGCTGGTTAAGATGCAGTTATTTTTCTAAGAGAGTCCTCTTCTGTGCACCATCATCCAGCATTCCATCCACATGAGTCAGCCGTGGTAGTCAGAAGGTAACGCGCGAGAGGAGAGAAGTCCCCCAAGAGAGGCGGTCAGCGAGGGAACACACTTGTGCAGAGGAGCGGAGCGAAATTCCAAGTCGGTTGGCAGAGCGTCGTGTCATCGTGTCGTTGTCCTATAGGTTTCAGACGCACATATCCTCACGGCAGTAGTCCTCCAAAGGATCGGTGTGGCACGGGGCGTGAGATAAatatagagggagacagatggaggcacaggagaaaacaaaacatgagaTGGTGGAAACATCCGAATCAAGGTGGCGCAAAAAGAACGAGCAAGAAGGAGTGGAAAGAAATAAGAGCTCTTTTAGAGTGCTCTTTAAAAAACACGGACTTGGAGGAATAAATGAAAGGAGGGAAAGTAGAGGGGAGTATGTCGCATGCAGCCgggctcagtcacacacagcctgtgcGGCAGCTGAGAGAGAtccacactttctctctgcacTGCCTAGACATCACAACAGACTCCTCCTCTGGCTGACTCTAGCCAATAATGGCACTCTCGCTGGTCTGAAGTCAGAGGGTAATTGAGGGATTTTTGATTGCTGCCATCAGCACCCCTTTGATGATATACTGTGCCCTCTCCATTGAAAGTTCATGTTTTCACTGATAAGAATCTGAACCTGTCATACCTGGGGTTTTTTCCGTTGGCATGACAGTGGGTATCTTACTACCTAATAACTGGAATGATGCTAGCCACTATGCCTCGGGGAGATTATTCTTGGATGGTTTGGATGCGTGGGCCATACATAAAGATCCCTCTCTGGTCGGGATCAAACTGAGCAATGCCCTTCACCTGGGACTTTGATCACCGCTCCTTCCCCCTTGTGTTTAGCTTGATTTACGAGACGTGGCAGAAAAAATTGTGAATCAATACCTGTTATCgtgtggggggggcgggttTGTTTAAAATCCAAACTCTCGACTCCCTGTGCCAGGGTTGTAAACACATCAAAATAACTGATACTGGATCATATCATGAgaagtagggatgcaccgataccacttttttacaaaccgatacgagtacgagtatttttatttgtgtacttgccgataccaagtaccgataccgatacttcttagatttgttctccatgaaagtgcaattaatttggaggcagattttattttatcctctgcagattatgtcaagcctatagtacaaaattaacagaaggctatcccaagccaaaaataaacagctttctggttttaacacacaaaaaaagccttcaaacagacaatatcatcacattagacaaaatgcaaatataaccagataaaggcaattcaatttgctgcatagttaacaacacagtctgcttaacaaaaagtgaacagaactattactggattagcacaagagcacatttcagttacaaaaggatcagaagaatctcctgctcaagtacacaaacaatcacttaacctatgtggcacagtctttctctctacctctctctctctgtgtgtgcgcgtgcgtttttttctgttgcaagacgtcagttaagattggttgcttcggtcttgcgccactagcatcagtgaactctgtgtacatagcactatggtgtgtcttcagatgtttaatcaaattgcttgtgttaaacaaagtactttcctttccgcccctcgacaccgtagcagtgcagatcttacactgtgccttactcctgtcgtcgtcatttatcttaaaatgagcccaaatcgccgttaaggcagcacaacggaattgctaatcgctaacgagatgctagcagctaaatttcgcgaaacctgtatactgaaatactttgacactatgacaaactttcctaacagtcaaacatcaagcaaatgcaacagaagacggcaaataagctatttactagtctggcagagagtggtaggacaggtaggacaataaatcacattttgtgtcagcatagcccggccagtttgatgcagtgaagtactgatgagtggtatcggtgcttggtatcggccattcaaaaacgagtacgagtacgagtattttaacgaagtatcggcaccgataccgatactggtatcggtatcggtgcatccctaatgaGAAGCGAGAAGAAGTGACTGGATTTAATTAAATGTAAGTCTCAACTTGTACTGATTCAGGCTCTTTGTTTGAAACTGCACAATTTAATAAGTAGAAATCCTTCAGTCAGTTTTCAGGAGCATGCTGAGACTTGAAATCAAAGCCACAGTGTCACTTCAAAGTGTTCCAGTTCACTAGCTCTTTTAGAGTGCTCTTTTAAAAAAATTGAAAGTTCATGTTTTCACTGAATGGAATCTGAACCTGTcatacctgttttttttttcagttggcATGACAGTGGGTATCTTACTACCTAATAACTGGAATGATGCTAACCACTATGCCTGGGAGAGATTCTTTTTGGATGGTTTGGATGCGTGGACCATACATAAAGATCCCTCTCTGGTCGGGATCAAACTGAGCAATGCCCTTCACCTGGGACTTTGATCACCGCTCCTTCCCCCTTGTGTTTAGCTTGATTTACGAGACGTGGCAGAAAAAATTGTGAATCAATACCTGTTTTCGTGGGGGGGACGGGGACATCCATCTTCCAAGGtctagaccagtggttcccaaactttttacagtcccgtaccccttcagacatttaatctccagctgcgcactttaattccgttttaatccgtttcggctcattttgttcacccagaggttgattgatggcttaaaatgagtgaataatatgtgccacaagtgacccaaaccttctaaggttgttgtttgccagccatcaacagaacagaagactaaaaaaacattatttgcgattgggaagacgagcgaattaatttgacagactacggaggtctgtgttgaataggggggcgtggccggagcggagttcagcacagacgtgacattttctcagtggttttgttttctaattaatgcttgttcatcgttgcgatcgttgttgtgtttataagaaagaaatacagccttgcaggacaaaatacaggggaatttgggcgattttgatgcacaaaaatgatgtttctgatgttctgtttcaaacggtacattctgcgaattgcgtccgttttctgttatcgcggacattttctccccgcgtacccctgaaccacttcgcgtaccccagtttgggaaccgatgcgcgtacccccaggggtacgcaaagtggttcagggggtacgccaGGAGAAAATttgatttgcgttttcaaagtgaaaaagcccattacattttgaaaCTGAGCTAttacagagctgccaactcacacggtttcgccgtgtgacaaacgcttttgcatgttttcacacgcactcacgccacacatccaatttctcacacccaaaaaaaaaaatctgattttgggcCGAGGTGCGTTCGttccttttcaaactccccgagggtagctggcgctaaggagcgcatctgcaaccctattcgctgcatatACATATTTACCTTATTTATTAAGAAGTCCCGAAGTTAGCGACAGAAGAAgagttacaaagagagacaaacgcGGTAGAAACTCGGGAAGAGAATAcatcgctgaagaaaatcttcatctccaaactgagcagagactagatatgttaatgacatgtggttcaattaagtactcactctcttaaactttaaatctttaaagaaatgattcgtttgtgtttgtgcgtgtgaacttgattttgtgtggtgaatgtaaactcagctgttaTCTGCAGGGATCTAATACTAGTTTTGTAAATGTCTGTCATAGATGGTGAAATTCGTATGCAAGCTATGTTCCAAATGTATGGTTCCAGCAGCTCTGCAAGGCTATGAGTGTAGTGTTTGGCTATTATTATGATCATACACTGTGATATGTGATAGATAAAATGTGATATTTAGCCTTGTACCTAGCCTTTTGCCACTTTGGTTTGTGGTAGTCTTTCCAACAGTGAGCTTCTGGTTGGATTGCTTGCCCTATGTGTCAAGCTGATATTGCTGCATcagtatgttaaaccatttatGTTAACCTGATATGCTGTATCTGTACAGGGAAAAAGTTGAACATTGGGTTCACAACCAGGGCTAAACTTAACAGATATCTTGATGAGGGTGACATCACACCACGGCAGGTGGATTCATTCCATGAAGCTGTGTTGATTTTCCTAACAAGTGCTGTGGGCCATGCACTTAAGAAGCTGCCAATGAAAGAGCCACTGATCAAACGCGCAGAATTTGTAGATGTGCGGCAGAGGGCTGAAAGTGGCATTGAAGATGTCCTGTACTTTGTTGAAaggttagtttttttctttaattattgtCTATCATCTTAGCTAAAATGCTTATGATGAGGTctgttcactcctaaactgcacatgagttattcttatatggcttttcctcaaagatgtgtatgaactgctgctggttgatgacaatatacctataacttaacagcctgtaactctactttcataaataggtttccccatctcctcctatACCATGGGCCAGgggagcatgaccacctgggtgaggagtttctgaattatcagaccatgccaacaacctcccttcaggacaaaactgagatggaaagattctgggctggaatggcaacacagaaacacaaggtatacatttttttggtctttctttttggcaggtgtggcttggctacatatgttgcttttattgatgcatgcatatattgtgtcatacatgatgcaaactatgcatgttgtatctgaactttgttacagtatacttacagtattaatcaaaacaaaatatggtatgtttttccattttgttcttggttcattttccataagtgacaggagccaaagaatttgagaggcttgctgccgtcgccaagctggtcctggtgttgccccattcgaatgcagatgctgagagggtgttttcagttgtgggactgaacaaaactaagaccagaaatagactggcattggatggcaccctgtcctcaataatggccataaagatggtcgacctggagccctgtttcagattgGAGCCCCCCTCGGAGGTcgtcaaggcctccaagaaggccacaggccagtacaaccttgcccacagattttagaaaatgactaaccagcttctgatctgcatctgatacctcatttttagttatttttgtcatgtgttgatccattgtattgcttaaaaaggctactgtttaagcactttatttgttgcacttttttgtttgatggaacgtgtggtgggaggctttgaataatgaaaaatatttctccctaactaatcttgtgtaattttttgctgaacataaatcattaagtgctcttaagaatacaattattaacaatctaggttaggtttcagttaagaattagttgaataccattgtaatcaaaatgtcaagcaacctaccttggtcaaatcttaaacacaggtctatttttaggctacattgtggctatattgtggtacatagacagtcattgaggcacaacaatagttttctggttgaatgttcagctcaagtcttgAAGGCCCCACAAGTCATGtttagatgaacatgaatcagaataagttcaggtattgcacatctttagcataccacccaaaaatccactagaatgcaggaaataacatctacttaaaccaaaatgtcctgggggtggaccttcagctatgtctttgctgtccatctccagtaggccgccCCTATCAACGAGTTTGGGCCCCACAAACCACCAGAATGCagggcacaacatgggtacaacgccaaatttattccaattccctgatatttgagccaccaACGTGTGTGGCTGCGTTCGCTGCAACATTTTGGTCACCCCCGACAgaatctcactccaaggttttttgaaaagttggcagatCTGGTACTGGTTCATCTACTTGGCCACATGTGTTATATGTGCAAAAGTAGCCTACTCTCACAACTCGATGAAACCTTCACTTTTGCGcagacatttagaaatgaaacaTTCTCACTTGAAAAATAAACCACGGGAGTTTTTTGAACGGGAATTAAGAGGACTTTCAACATTAAAATTGAATTCAATCAGAAGCCTCTGCCAGATTTCTGGATAGGACTGTGCACAAAGTAGCCTACCCTGCACTGGCCAAATGCGTTGTCAAGACTTTGATGCCCTTTGCCACCACATATTTATGTGATAGTGGGTTCTCAGCTCTGACGAGCATGAAAACTAAATACAGGCATAGACTGTGTGTAGAAGACGATTTAAAATCAATTTTCCAATTCAGCTTTGCAAAATTATGTGCAtcctctcaaacacacctgtcatctGTTTTGCCTTGTTTAAACCCCTGAGTGAGTTAGTTCAACCtccttgtttgtttctcatttccCTTTACCTGGTTGTATTGCTAATAAAACTCTGTTTGATTTAAACTTCCATCCGAGTCCTGAAatccctgacaatttcacagtttcaaatGTTATAGGCTGTAGGGTAGGctgagtacagttgagacactTTTTATCTTTATTCACTACTGCACAAA from Clupea harengus chromosome 25, Ch_v2.0.2, whole genome shotgun sequence harbors:
- the mc4r gene encoding melanocortin receptor 4, with translation MTRRSANRLGISLRSSAQGEGAGSSGCYKQLLVSTEVFLMLGILSLVENVLVVAAVVKNRNLHSPMYFFICSLAVADMLVSVSNATETVAMALLTGGGLRIRGSLVESMDNLFDSMICASLLASIWSLLAVAVDRYVTIFYALRYHTIMTRRRAMATVSCIWAFCTASGILFIVYSESMAVLILLIGMFFAMLALMASLYVHMFLLARLHLKRIAALPVAGHGGTGRPIRQAANMKGAVTLTILLGVFVVCWAPFFLHLILMISCPRNPYCVCFMSHFNMYLILIMCNSVIDPLIYALRSQEMRKTFKEIFCSWTTFLSICEQ